In Raphanus sativus cultivar WK10039 chromosome 5, ASM80110v3, whole genome shotgun sequence, the following proteins share a genomic window:
- the LOC108860754 gene encoding uncharacterized protein LOC108860754, whose protein sequence is MMMKRQLILIVIFLGLLAIFLATTPVEAARPLRTDGKIQFVLQLLQRGTVPPSGPNGCTNDPKSSGTCHG, encoded by the coding sequence ATGATGATGAAGAGGCAATTGATACTAATAGTGATTTTTCTCGGGCTCTTGGCGATTTTCTTGGCCACCACACCAGTCGAAGCGGCTAGGCCGTTACGAACCGATGGTAAGATCCAGTTCGTGCTCCAGTTGCTGCAAAGAGGTACAGTGCCACCGTCAGGTCCAAACGGTTGTACCAACGATCCAAAAAGCTCGGGAACGTGCCACGGCTGA